In the genome of Nocardioides palaemonis, the window ATCGACTTCTTCCGCGACGTGGTGTCGCACTACGTCGCCGAGCACGACGTGGCCGAGGTCGACGTGGCTGCCGCGCTGGCCGCGGTGATGCACGGCGAGCAGCCGCTGCTGCTCGAGCCCGAGCCGGAGCCTGCCCAGCGCTCGTTCGAGGAGCGCTCGACCCACGGCGGCAAGGCCGGCCGGGGCCCGCGCGAGTCGCGCAGCGGCCAGCCGATGGCGGCCTACCGGATCGAGGTCGGCAAGCGGCACAAGGTCGAGCCGCGCCAGATCGTCGGTGCGCTCGCCAACGAGGGCGGCCTGTCGCGCGGCGACTTCGGCCACATCATGATCAAGCCGGACTTCTCGGTCGTCGAGCTGCCCGCGGACCTGCCGGCCGGGACCCTCGACCGGCTCTCCGGCACGCGGATCTCCGGCAAGCTGATCGAGATCAAGCCCGACAACGGGCCCTACCGCGGCCGGCCCGGCGGCGGGCACCGCAAGGGCGGCTCCGGCGGCTACAAGGGCAAGCGCCCCCGCGACTGAGCCCGGCCTCGCCCGGCCTCTCCCACGAAAGTCCCCGGATATCCGGGGACTTTCCTGCTTCGCACCCGAGATCTCGGGTGCGAAGCAGGAGAGTCGGGTGCGAGGTCAGGCGGCGAGCGCCTCGCGCCGGGTCGTACGCCGTCGCGTGACGAGCGCGTCGACCGACAGCCGGCCGGGGCCGGTCGCGGCGAGCACGAGGCCGAGCACGGCCAGCGCCAGCACCAGCTCGTAGCCGCCGTCGGTGGCGAAGAAGGCGTCGCGGTGGACGAACCACCAGGCGCCGGCCATGTTGAGCGCCCACAGCACACCGACGACCGGGGTGAGCGCGCCGAGCAGCAGGAGCACGCCCCCGCCGAGCTCGACGGCGAGTGCGAACGCCGCGGACGCGGTCGGTGCCGGGATGCCCATCGCGGCGAAGCCGTCAGCGGTGCCGGCGAGCCCGCCCTGGTCGAGCTTCTGCAGGCCGTGGGCGAGCATCACCGAGCCGAGGGCGACCCGGCCGACGAGCAGGGCGACGTCGACGAGCGCCCGGCGCGGTGCGGCGGCGGCAGTGGGGGTGGTCATGGTCGTACCTCCGAGAGATGGTTGACGAAGCAACCACCGTAGGTGCGCCACGTGAGAGCTTTCTGAGAGCGAGTCGGCGCGAACGCCGCCTGAAATGCCACCGAGTCGGCGCGAATGTCCACGGGGGAGGGACACTCACGCCGACTCGGTGCGGTCTGGCGTGACGTTCACGCCGACTCGGCGCGGTCTGGCGTGACGTTCACGCCGACTCGGCGCGGTCTGGCGTGACGTTCACGCCGACTCGGTGGGTCAGGCGTTCTGGATCGCGGAGACGTCGAACTCGAGCTTGATCTTCTCCGAGACGAGGACGCCGCCGGTCTCGAGCGCGGCGTTCCAGGTGAGGCCCCAGTCCTTGCGGTTGATGGTGGTCTCGCCCTCGAAGCCGACGCGCAGGTTGCCGAACGGGTCCTTGGCCGAGCCGGTCTGCTCGAACTCGATGGTGACCGGCTTGGTGACGTCCTTGATGGTGAGGTCGCCGGTGATGGTCCAGTCCGAGCCGTCGCGCGAGACGTCGGTCGAGGTGAAGGTGATGGTCGGGTAGGTCTCGACGTCGAAGAAGTCGCCGGACTTGAGGTGGCCGTCGCGGTCGGCGCTGCCGGTCTCGACCGAGGCGACCTGGATGGTGAGGTCGACCTTGGACGCGGCGGGGTTGGCCTCGTCGATGCGGGCGGTGCCCTCGAAGGCACCGAACTGGCCGCGGACCTTGGTGACCATGGCGTGGCGGGCGACGAAGCCGAGGCGGCTGTGGCTGACGTCGAGGGTGTAGTCGCCGGTGGTGTCGTCGATGGCGGTGGTCGGGGCGTCGAACGAGCTGGACATGCGGTGCTCCTGCGAGTGGAAGGCGGTGGTTGGTAGAACTTTCAACGACCCTAACGGACGGTGCTCCGAAACCATTCCCGCCGACACGGAATTTTCTGCCCGGCGCGAAATGGGCACGAGCCGCGCCCCACGAGGGGGTGCGGCTCGGTGCGCGGCGGGACGGGTCAGGCGGCTGCGACGTGCGCGGCCGGTCCGACCGTCCAGCGCGCCTCCATGTGGGTGCGGCCCGACGCATCGGTCACCGCGACCCAGGTGCAGACCGGAGCCCCGGTCATCTCGCGCTTGCTCATGTGACACCTCCCGTTCACCTTCTGTTCACCCAGAGTAGCACCTCCCCACCCGCGCACCACCTTTTCGCTGCGAATCGACGTAGGTGCCCCACCTCGGGCGTCGACTCGCCGCGCAGGACCGTCGGCTCCTCCACCTGGAGCGCACACGCCTCCTCGGTCGCGGCCGACCGAATCCCGGAATGCGGATTTCTGCCCGATTTCGGGCAGGAAGTTGCCGAGGTGGCACCGCCGACCCCATGCTCCTCGGGTGCCGGACCCCGCCCTCGTCGCCCACGTCGTGGCCACCACGTCGCTCACGCCCGGTGAGGCGGCGCGCGTGGTCGACGACGTCATCGCCTTCCACGCCCAGACCGTGGAGGCCTACGTCCGGGCGCGGCACGCGCACCTCAAGACGTACGGCGCGAACAACCCCGAGATCTTCGCCCGCATCGCCGAGGAGCTGCGCGAGCGCGTGGTCGCGGCACCCGAGCTCTCCGAGCGGCAGCTGCGCCGCATCGTCTACGGATAGGAACCCATCACCCCATGTGCGGAATCGTCGGATACATCGGTCGCCAGGACGCGGCCCCGGTCGTGCTGGAGGGCCTGACCCGGCTCGAGCACCGCGGCTACGACTCGGCGGGCGTGGCCGTCCTCGGCACCCGAGGCGTACGCGTGGCCAAGCGCGCCGGCCGGGTGCGCGACCTGGAGGCGTCGCTGCCCAAGCGGTTCGCCGGCACCACCGGCATCGGGCACACCCGCTGGGCGACCCATGGCCCCGCCACCGATGCCAACGCCCACCCGCACACCGACGAGCTCGGCCGGGTGGCGGTGGTCCACAACGGGATCATCGACAACTCGGCGGCGCTGCGCGCCGAGCTCACCGACACCGGCGTGACGCTCTCCAGCGACACCGACACCGAGGTGCTCGCCCACCTGGTGGCCCGCAGCACCGCCGACACCCTCGAGGGCAAG includes:
- a CDS encoding DoxX family protein, which produces MTTPTAAAAPRRALVDVALLVGRVALGSVMLAHGLQKLDQGGLAGTADGFAAMGIPAPTASAAFALAVELGGGVLLLLGALTPVVGVLWALNMAGAWWFVHRDAFFATDGGYELVLALAVLGLVLAATGPGRLSVDALVTRRRTTRREALAA
- a CDS encoding YceI family protein; this encodes MSSSFDAPTTAIDDTTGDYTLDVSHSRLGFVARHAMVTKVRGQFGAFEGTARIDEANPAASKVDLTIQVASVETGSADRDGHLKSGDFFDVETYPTITFTSTDVSRDGSDWTITGDLTIKDVTKPVTIEFEQTGSAKDPFGNLRVGFEGETTINRKDWGLTWNAALETGGVLVSEKIKLEFDVSAIQNA